Proteins encoded together in one Microbacterium sp. zg-Y625 window:
- a CDS encoding bifunctional aldolase/short-chain dehydrogenase, which yields MTNPAAADLIARSNRLGADPKNTNYAGGNTSAKGTETDPVTGEPVELLWVKGSGGDLGTLTEKGLAVLRLDRMRALVNVYPGVDREDEMVAAFDYCLHGKGGAAPSIDTAMHGLVDAAHVDHLHPDSGIAIATAADGEKLTSEIFGDKVVWVPWRRPGFQLGLDIAEIKAQNPQAIGCILGGHGITAWGDTSEESERNSLWVIDTAAAYIASNGKADPFGGVRAGFEALPEAERRARAAALAPTIRGMASTDKPMVGHYTDSDVVLDFLASEKAPYLAGLGTSCPDHFLRTKVKPLILDLPATATVEEQLARLQELHAEYRADYQAYYDAHADASSPAIRGADPLIVLVPGVGMFSYGANKQTARVAGEFYVNAINVMRGAEALSTYSPISDAEKFRIEYWALEEAKLQRMPKPKTHQGRIAFVTGAASGIGKAIATRLAAEGACVVVADLDLEKAQAAAAELGNADVAIGVAANVADAAGVQAAIDATVLAFGGVDLVVNNAGLSLSKPLLETTEKDWDLQHDVMAKGSFLVAKAAAKALVEQKMGGDVIYISSKNSVFAGPNNIAYSATKADQAHQVRLLAVELGEHGVRVNGINPDGVVRGSGIFASGWGANRAATYGVNEEDLGQFYANRTILKREVVPENVADAVYVLTGPELSRTTGLHIPVDSGVAAAFLR from the coding sequence ATGACGAACCCCGCAGCCGCAGACCTCATCGCCCGCAGCAACCGCCTCGGCGCCGACCCGAAGAACACCAACTACGCCGGGGGCAACACCTCCGCCAAGGGCACCGAGACCGACCCGGTGACGGGCGAGCCGGTCGAGCTGCTGTGGGTCAAGGGCTCCGGCGGCGACCTCGGCACCCTCACCGAGAAGGGCCTGGCCGTGCTGCGCCTGGACCGCATGCGGGCACTCGTGAACGTCTACCCTGGCGTCGACCGCGAAGACGAGATGGTCGCGGCCTTCGACTACTGCCTGCACGGCAAGGGCGGCGCCGCCCCGTCGATCGACACCGCCATGCACGGCCTGGTGGATGCCGCGCACGTCGACCACCTGCACCCGGACTCGGGCATCGCGATCGCGACCGCCGCCGACGGCGAGAAGCTCACCTCCGAGATCTTCGGCGACAAGGTCGTCTGGGTGCCGTGGCGGCGCCCCGGCTTCCAGCTGGGCCTGGACATCGCCGAGATCAAGGCGCAGAACCCGCAGGCGATCGGCTGCATCCTCGGCGGCCACGGCATCACCGCGTGGGGCGACACGTCGGAGGAATCCGAGCGCAACAGCCTGTGGGTCATCGACACCGCCGCCGCCTACATCGCCAGCAACGGCAAGGCCGACCCGTTCGGCGGCGTGCGCGCCGGCTTCGAGGCGCTGCCCGAGGCCGAGCGGCGCGCCCGCGCTGCCGCCCTCGCGCCGACGATCCGCGGCATGGCATCCACCGACAAGCCCATGGTCGGCCACTACACCGACAGCGACGTGGTGCTGGACTTCCTCGCCTCCGAGAAGGCGCCCTACCTTGCAGGTCTCGGCACGAGCTGCCCCGACCATTTCCTGCGCACCAAGGTCAAGCCGCTGATCCTCGACCTGCCCGCCACGGCGACGGTCGAGGAGCAGCTGGCGCGCCTGCAGGAGCTGCACGCCGAGTACCGCGCCGACTACCAGGCGTACTACGACGCGCACGCGGATGCCTCGAGCCCCGCAATCCGCGGCGCGGACCCGCTCATCGTGCTCGTCCCGGGCGTCGGCATGTTCAGCTACGGCGCGAACAAGCAGACCGCGCGCGTCGCCGGCGAGTTCTACGTCAACGCGATCAACGTCATGCGCGGCGCCGAGGCGCTGTCGACCTACTCCCCCATCTCGGATGCCGAGAAGTTCCGCATCGAGTACTGGGCGCTGGAAGAGGCGAAGCTGCAGCGGATGCCGAAGCCCAAGACCCACCAGGGCCGCATCGCGTTCGTGACGGGCGCGGCATCCGGCATCGGCAAGGCCATCGCGACCCGCCTGGCGGCCGAGGGCGCGTGCGTCGTCGTGGCCGACCTCGACCTCGAGAAGGCGCAGGCCGCGGCCGCCGAGCTCGGCAACGCCGACGTGGCGATCGGGGTCGCGGCGAACGTGGCGGATGCCGCGGGCGTGCAGGCCGCCATCGACGCGACCGTGCTCGCCTTCGGCGGCGTCGACCTCGTCGTGAACAACGCCGGGCTGTCGCTGTCGAAGCCGCTGCTGGAGACCACCGAGAAGGACTGGGACCTGCAGCACGACGTCATGGCCAAGGGCTCGTTCCTCGTCGCGAAGGCCGCCGCGAAGGCGCTCGTCGAGCAGAAGATGGGCGGCGACGTCATCTACATCTCGTCGAAGAACTCCGTCTTCGCCGGCCCCAACAACATCGCGTACTCGGCGACCAAGGCCGACCAGGCGCACCAGGTGCGGCTGCTTGCGGTCGAGCTCGGCGAGCACGGGGTGCGCGTCAACGGCATCAACCCCGACGGCGTCGTTCGCGGATCGGGCATCTTCGCGTCGGGCTGGGGCGCGAACCGCGCCGCGACGTACGGCGTGAACGAGGAGGACCTCGGCCAGTTCTACGCCAACCGCACCATCCTCAAGCGCGAGGTCGTGCCCGAGAACGTCGCCGACGCGGTGTACGTGCTCACCGGGCCGGAGCTCTCGCGCACGACCGGGCTGCACATCCCCGTGGACTCCGGCGTCGCCGCCGCGTTCCTGCGATGA
- a CDS encoding rhamnulokinase translates to MSAGAAGGSVVSGGSVAAIDLGATSGRVIVGHVGPDTLEATTVGRFANDPIATPDGLHWNLLGLYSAALAGLRDALRAAPDVASIGVDSWAVDYGLLRDGRLLGAPFHYRDARTERGVAAVHERMPHAELYRRNGLQFLPFNTLYQLAAEPTELLGFADTALLVPDLIGYWLTGQARTEVTNASTTGLLRAGTADWDDELLGALGLPRGILPSLIAPGERLGALLPGVAASLGAESGVSVTAVGSHDTASAVVAVPMRSESAAYISCGTWGLVGVEVERPVLTDEAFAANFTNEGGVDGRVRLLHNVMGLWVLSETVRGWEREGHAIDLPTLLDSAAAVDAASVPVFDVDDPRFLPPGDMPARIDQWCAEHGLAAPRTRAEYARSIVESLAQAFADTARLAGRIGGVDVETIHIVGGGSLNRLLCQRTADRAGLPVLAGPVEATALGNLLVQGRAAGFVSGSLESLRDLVARTHAPTRYAPRAAE, encoded by the coding sequence ATGAGCGCGGGTGCAGCGGGCGGGTCCGTCGTCTCGGGCGGGTCCGTCGCGGCGATCGACCTGGGCGCGACGAGCGGCCGGGTGATCGTCGGGCACGTCGGTCCCGACACGCTCGAGGCGACGACCGTGGGCCGCTTCGCCAACGACCCGATCGCCACGCCCGACGGGCTGCACTGGAATCTGCTCGGACTGTACAGCGCCGCCCTCGCCGGGCTGCGTGACGCGCTGCGTGCGGCGCCCGACGTCGCCAGCATCGGCGTGGACTCGTGGGCCGTGGACTACGGGCTGCTGCGCGACGGGCGGCTGCTGGGCGCGCCGTTCCACTACCGCGATGCGCGCACCGAGCGCGGCGTCGCGGCGGTGCACGAGCGGATGCCGCACGCGGAGCTCTACCGCCGCAACGGGCTGCAGTTCCTGCCGTTCAACACGCTGTACCAGCTGGCCGCGGAGCCGACGGAGCTCCTCGGCTTCGCCGATACGGCACTGCTCGTGCCCGACCTCATCGGCTACTGGCTCACCGGCCAGGCGCGCACCGAGGTCACGAACGCCTCGACGACCGGCCTGCTGCGGGCCGGCACAGCGGACTGGGACGACGAGCTTCTCGGCGCCCTGGGCCTTCCCCGCGGCATCCTCCCCTCCCTCATCGCGCCCGGCGAGCGCCTGGGCGCGCTGCTGCCCGGGGTCGCCGCGTCGCTCGGCGCCGAATCGGGCGTGTCCGTCACTGCGGTGGGGTCGCACGACACCGCCTCAGCGGTCGTCGCGGTGCCGATGCGGTCGGAGTCCGCGGCCTACATCTCCTGCGGCACGTGGGGGCTCGTCGGCGTCGAGGTGGAGCGGCCGGTGCTCACGGACGAGGCGTTCGCTGCGAACTTCACCAACGAGGGCGGCGTGGACGGTCGGGTGCGGCTGCTGCACAACGTGATGGGCCTGTGGGTGCTGAGCGAGACGGTGCGCGGCTGGGAGCGCGAGGGGCACGCGATCGACCTGCCGACGCTCTTGGATTCCGCGGCCGCAGTGGATGCCGCCTCGGTGCCGGTCTTCGACGTCGACGACCCGCGGTTCCTTCCGCCGGGCGACATGCCCGCGCGCATCGACCAGTGGTGCGCGGAGCACGGCCTGGCCGCGCCGCGGACGCGTGCCGAGTACGCCCGGTCGATCGTGGAGTCCCTCGCGCAGGCGTTCGCCGACACCGCCCGGCTCGCGGGCCGCATCGGCGGGGTGGACGTGGAGACGATCCACATCGTCGGCGGCGGGTCACTGAACCGCCTGCTGTGCCAGCGCACCGCCGATCGGGCGGGGCTGCCGGTGCTCGCGGGTCCGGTCGAGGCGACCGCGCTCGGCAACCTGCTGGTGCAGGGTCGCGCCGCCGGCTTCGTCTCCGGCTCCCTGGAGTCGCTCCGGGATCTCGTCGCGCGTACGCACGCCCCGACCCGGTACGCCCCCCGCGCCGCCGAGTGA
- a CDS encoding serine hydrolase domain-containing protein, translating into MTGYGAAFDWVRRHVEAERLPSAVLGIATADGVVALDAFGATHGRTARVDDPYRLFSITKVLTGLTAARAIERGLLTAETPLSAAVPDFGADRDDVVRLRHLVSHTSGIPEPALDSAVPLRQALLEPGRDFAAGTASRYSTIAFEGIAALVAHATGRTWDADVADWTRAVGAGGLTLDEAADPHTVVDGPELGFDAAAFAGQRNPGAGMIGTAADLLAVGAALLRNGGEIVRPSTLAMMRRPLTGGIPRLEPYPAERGQDWGFTWNLRTRAPGLIDQDVYGHGGWAGTEFWIHPTAGVAYVLLTNLVQRPGVDADELDNAVVAAR; encoded by the coding sequence ATGACCGGGTACGGTGCCGCATTCGACTGGGTGCGGCGGCATGTCGAGGCGGAACGCCTGCCATCCGCCGTTCTGGGCATCGCTACGGCCGACGGCGTCGTCGCGCTGGATGCGTTCGGAGCCACGCACGGCCGCACAGCGCGGGTGGACGACCCCTACCGACTGTTCTCGATCACCAAGGTCCTCACCGGCCTCACGGCCGCGCGGGCGATCGAACGCGGCCTGCTCACCGCGGAGACACCGCTCTCGGCGGCCGTGCCCGACTTCGGAGCCGATCGCGACGACGTCGTGCGTCTGCGTCACCTGGTGAGCCACACGTCCGGCATCCCGGAGCCTGCCCTCGACAGCGCGGTGCCGCTGCGGCAGGCACTGCTCGAACCCGGTCGCGATTTCGCCGCCGGCACCGCCTCGCGGTACTCCACCATCGCGTTCGAGGGGATCGCGGCGCTCGTGGCGCACGCCACGGGGCGCACCTGGGACGCCGATGTGGCGGACTGGACCCGCGCGGTCGGTGCCGGTGGGCTGACGCTGGACGAAGCGGCCGACCCGCACACGGTGGTCGACGGCCCCGAGCTCGGATTCGACGCGGCGGCGTTCGCCGGCCAGCGCAATCCGGGTGCGGGCATGATCGGCACCGCGGCCGACCTGCTCGCCGTCGGGGCGGCGCTGCTGCGCAACGGCGGCGAGATCGTGCGGCCCTCGACGCTGGCGATGATGCGGCGACCGCTCACCGGCGGCATCCCGAGGCTCGAACCGTATCCCGCCGAGCGAGGGCAGGACTGGGGCTTCACCTGGAACCTGCGCACGCGAGCGCCCGGGCTCATCGATCAGGACGTGTACGGCCACGGGGGCTGGGCGGGCACCGAGTTCTGGATCCATCCGACCGCGGGTGTGGCCTATGTGCTGCTCACCAACCTGGTGCAGCGGCCAGGGGTGGATGCGGACGAGCTCGACAACGCGGTCGTCGCCGCGCGCTGA
- a CDS encoding phage tail protein gives MRSDRIARLLPEVYQRTIGVGTPIASLLEVMSQLHEPVEETLRRLPEYFDPQRTPDRFVPFLARWVDLDRWLDDAQGQFDAGSGRLRQVVAAAARLSRLRGTAQGLREALEWATGVAGVRIDEEVTDGAGRPRPFHVVVSLPAAAAAHQVLVRRIVQQEKPAHVTAEIVFAGGPVSADAGAPEVAAPPTLPVGGPAHAPEPSFPGSQPAPVLTGAPGPTPESADPSVGPAAELPPTTVAEPPAPADHPAPPAHPALAAEEPGA, from the coding sequence ATGCGCTCTGACCGCATCGCCCGGCTGCTGCCGGAGGTCTACCAGCGCACGATCGGGGTGGGCACCCCGATCGCGAGTCTGCTGGAGGTCATGTCCCAGCTGCACGAGCCGGTCGAGGAGACGCTCCGGCGGCTGCCGGAGTACTTCGACCCGCAGCGGACGCCTGACCGGTTCGTGCCGTTCCTGGCGCGCTGGGTCGACCTCGACCGCTGGCTGGACGACGCCCAGGGTCAGTTCGATGCCGGCAGCGGACGGCTGCGGCAGGTGGTCGCCGCGGCGGCGCGCCTCTCCCGGCTGCGCGGCACCGCGCAGGGGCTGCGGGAGGCGCTCGAGTGGGCGACGGGAGTGGCCGGCGTGCGGATCGACGAAGAGGTGACAGATGGCGCCGGGCGCCCGCGTCCGTTCCACGTCGTCGTGTCCCTGCCCGCGGCAGCCGCCGCGCATCAGGTGCTTGTGCGACGGATCGTGCAGCAGGAGAAGCCGGCGCATGTCACCGCCGAGATCGTGTTCGCGGGCGGCCCGGTCAGTGCCGACGCCGGCGCGCCGGAGGTCGCGGCACCGCCCACGCTGCCCGTCGGCGGACCGGCGCATGCGCCGGAGCCCTCCTTCCCGGGCAGCCAACCGGCCCCCGTGCTCACGGGCGCACCCGGCCCGACGCCCGAGTCCGCTGACCCGTCGGTCGGGCCGGCCGCGGAGCTGCCCCCGACGACCGTCGCGGAGCCGCCAGCGCCCGCCGATCACCCTGCGCCGCCAGCGCACCCCGCCCTCGCCGCCGAGGAACCCGGCGCGTGA
- a CDS encoding putative baseplate assembly protein translates to MALPIPNLDDRDFDRLLADAKALIAARSPEWTDLSPSDPGMTLLEVFAYLTDTLLYRVNRIPEKAFVQFLELIGVRVLPPAAASVDLVFSLPAPATADVVVPRGSRVSTARSDADSPVFSTAADARIAIGAQSAIVRAFAGDVVDAEELGTGTGKPGQTLHVAHPPITLPTGDVFDLVIGVQAAPGELANREPARESDGLPYRIWTEVEHFGAPPPQGAETHLYTVDRAEGVITFAPAAQIADPTTGELTTQPLALAEVPAPGRRILAWYRHGGGANGNVAAGTLTVLKDAVPGVTVTNPAAATGGRDRETLENAMIRGPQSIHTLDRVVTARDYEQFAVAASGGVSRARAVTRADAWVGAAPGEVQVYVVPTADVTGGVGADALDAAMSPQVLERLAEALHSRQPIGTRVRVSWAGFKRTKVRASVVVHRTEDRAAIERRLRERLDRVLSPVPVGSEPGWPFGEYLRVARVYDVLQSERGVRYVSGVTLLVEDVPGIVPSIVRDPNQRRTWFCGSGEKVFRSIDDAAGWVAVCRFEGESVERLAVLPAAPGCVVAVARVGETESSVVHASTDYGETWVRVREFDSHVEELALARIDGQPHAFLATDAGLFRLPLQEGAVGDHILVVAEEPGVGFYAVSTSVDPSGALCVAAAAQELKGVFVSFAEGRPGTFVQAGLSGVDIRVLRTLEIANRRYLYAGAYATGTEEGVGVSRVEVLGVQLDAKGWEPAGAKWAGGSCRDIAFIGETVLAATERAGVAVANPRQDGGAWRTPTRDCGLPLRQDGTFQALFTVAANESSPPLALCGGPDGIFHSSDGRTWGLASRATFDSEVSLPPDWLFAPGAHEITVGYDDAL, encoded by the coding sequence ATGGCCCTCCCCATCCCGAACCTCGACGACCGCGACTTCGACCGACTGCTGGCCGACGCCAAGGCGCTCATCGCCGCACGCAGCCCGGAGTGGACCGACCTGTCACCAAGCGACCCCGGCATGACGCTGCTGGAGGTGTTCGCCTACCTCACCGACACGTTGCTGTACCGGGTCAACCGCATCCCCGAGAAGGCGTTCGTGCAGTTCCTCGAACTGATCGGCGTCCGCGTGCTTCCCCCGGCCGCTGCATCCGTCGATCTGGTCTTCTCCCTTCCCGCCCCGGCGACCGCCGACGTGGTCGTGCCGCGCGGCAGCAGGGTGAGCACGGCACGGTCGGACGCGGACTCCCCGGTCTTCTCGACCGCCGCCGACGCCCGCATCGCCATCGGCGCGCAGAGCGCGATCGTGCGCGCCTTCGCCGGCGATGTCGTGGACGCCGAGGAACTGGGGACAGGAACCGGCAAACCGGGCCAGACCCTGCACGTCGCCCACCCCCCGATCACCCTGCCCACCGGCGACGTGTTCGACCTCGTCATCGGCGTGCAGGCGGCCCCGGGAGAATTGGCGAACCGAGAGCCCGCCCGCGAGTCGGATGGGCTGCCCTACCGCATCTGGACGGAGGTCGAGCACTTCGGTGCTCCGCCCCCGCAAGGAGCCGAGACCCACCTGTACACGGTCGACCGTGCGGAGGGCGTCATCACGTTCGCGCCCGCGGCTCAGATCGCGGACCCCACGACGGGCGAGCTGACCACGCAGCCCTTGGCGCTGGCCGAGGTCCCCGCGCCGGGTCGGCGCATCCTCGCCTGGTACCGCCATGGTGGCGGCGCGAACGGGAACGTGGCGGCGGGGACGCTCACCGTTCTGAAGGACGCCGTCCCCGGTGTCACCGTCACGAACCCCGCGGCAGCCACCGGCGGGCGCGACCGCGAGACCCTCGAGAACGCGATGATCCGCGGCCCGCAGTCCATCCACACCCTCGACCGGGTCGTCACCGCGCGCGACTACGAGCAATTCGCGGTGGCCGCCAGCGGCGGCGTCTCGCGCGCCCGCGCGGTGACACGCGCCGACGCCTGGGTCGGGGCCGCACCCGGCGAGGTGCAGGTGTATGTCGTGCCCACCGCCGACGTCACCGGTGGCGTCGGCGCTGACGCGCTGGATGCCGCGATGAGTCCACAGGTGCTGGAGCGACTGGCGGAGGCGCTGCACTCCCGGCAGCCGATCGGCACCCGCGTACGGGTGTCATGGGCCGGCTTCAAGCGCACGAAGGTGCGCGCATCCGTCGTCGTGCACCGCACCGAGGATCGCGCCGCGATCGAACGGCGGTTGCGGGAACGGCTGGACCGCGTGCTCTCGCCTGTGCCGGTGGGTTCCGAGCCGGGATGGCCGTTCGGCGAGTACCTGCGGGTCGCGAGGGTGTACGACGTGCTGCAGAGCGAGCGAGGGGTCCGCTACGTCTCCGGTGTCACCCTGCTCGTCGAAGACGTCCCCGGCATCGTCCCCTCGATCGTGCGCGACCCGAACCAGCGCCGCACCTGGTTCTGCGGCAGCGGCGAGAAGGTGTTCCGCTCCATCGACGATGCCGCAGGCTGGGTGGCGGTGTGCCGCTTCGAGGGGGAGTCGGTGGAGCGGCTCGCCGTGCTGCCGGCGGCGCCCGGCTGCGTCGTGGCGGTTGCGCGGGTGGGCGAGACGGAGTCCAGCGTCGTGCATGCGTCGACCGACTACGGAGAGACGTGGGTGCGGGTCCGTGAGTTCGACTCCCACGTCGAAGAGCTCGCACTCGCGCGCATCGACGGCCAGCCGCATGCGTTCCTCGCGACCGACGCCGGCCTGTTCCGGCTGCCGTTGCAGGAAGGGGCCGTGGGCGACCACATCCTCGTGGTCGCCGAGGAGCCGGGCGTCGGCTTCTACGCCGTTTCGACCTCGGTCGACCCGTCGGGGGCGCTGTGCGTGGCTGCCGCCGCCCAGGAGCTCAAGGGCGTGTTCGTGTCCTTCGCGGAGGGGCGCCCCGGCACCTTCGTGCAGGCCGGTCTCAGCGGTGTGGACATCCGCGTCCTGCGCACCCTCGAGATCGCGAACCGGCGCTACCTCTATGCCGGCGCGTACGCCACGGGCACCGAAGAGGGCGTCGGCGTCTCCCGCGTGGAGGTGCTGGGCGTGCAGCTGGATGCCAAGGGATGGGAACCGGCGGGCGCGAAGTGGGCGGGCGGGAGCTGCCGCGACATCGCGTTCATCGGCGAGACCGTGCTGGCGGCGACCGAACGCGCCGGTGTCGCAGTCGCCAACCCCCGGCAGGACGGCGGGGCCTGGCGCACCCCGACGCGCGACTGCGGGCTGCCTCTGCGCCAGGACGGCACGTTCCAGGCGCTGTTCACGGTCGCGGCCAACGAGTCCAGTCCGCCCCTGGCCCTGTGCGGGGGGCCGGACGGCATCTTCCACAGCTCTGATGGGCGAACGTGGGGCCTGGCCTCGCGGGCCACGTTCGACAGCGAGGTATCGCTGCCGCCGGACTGGCTCTTCGCGCCCGGCGCACACGAGATCACCGTCGGATACGACGATGCGCTCTGA
- a CDS encoding GPW/gp25 family protein produces MTIEVPTRRTPPAWTGWRFHYPGLDGESAGLSIGPNGRVDLVHDAEAIRQALMLLLSTRPGERIMRPDYGCDLGRLVFSPNDDTAAGLAKHYVTRAVERFEPRVVILAVDAGPVPDAPDRLQVILDYRPRLGGPAERLVAGVALQGGA; encoded by the coding sequence ATGACGATCGAGGTTCCAACCCGACGCACGCCTCCCGCGTGGACCGGATGGCGGTTCCACTATCCAGGGCTCGACGGTGAATCAGCCGGATTGTCGATCGGCCCTAACGGCCGCGTCGACCTGGTGCACGACGCGGAGGCGATTCGTCAGGCGCTCATGCTGCTGCTGTCGACCCGGCCGGGGGAGCGCATCATGCGCCCGGACTACGGGTGCGATCTGGGGCGACTGGTGTTCTCACCGAACGACGACACCGCTGCGGGACTCGCGAAGCACTACGTCACCCGAGCGGTGGAACGGTTCGAGCCTCGCGTCGTGATCCTCGCGGTCGACGCCGGTCCCGTGCCCGACGCGCCCGACCGGCTCCAGGTGATCCTCGACTACCGCCCGCGGCTCGGCGGACCCGCCGAGCGCCTCGTTGCCGGTGTCGCGCTGCAGGGAGGCGCGTGA